The genomic stretch CGATCTTGGTCACGGCATCYAGGACGCCTCCCATGACGGTCAGACCGTGCTTCTTGACGGGAGCAGAGCCGGGGCTCAGGTCCTTCCAGTGGGAGAAGTAGGTCTTGGTCTGGGGGTACACCACCAGGGTCCTGGAAATAAAAACATGTGATTATGGATTATGATTTAACGTGCGTAAATGCACCGCATAACTCTGTTACAAAACAATCTGTTCAATATATAAAGATTTCGTTACCTAGAGAGAGCCTCATTTCCAATGTCCTCTGCTTTGCCAGCCACCTTTCCAAAAAAGGCTGTCACGATCTGTTTGTCCTTGGCTGTGAGACTCATTCTAGCGGATTCTATGACACAAGATACTGCTGGTGCCATACGAGTGGACACTGGGAGTATTTATATCGTCTCTAAAGATCTCTTTGGCTTAGCTCCACCTTCAACTGGAAGTCATTGGATGTACACAATGTAGAGTTTGGTGATAACCATTAGTTATGTACCATCAATATATTGCTATTTCATTATGATCAATCACAAATGTGACCCTTTACGCACGGATATACCGTATGTGTAAGTGTCATGACGACAGTGATGAAAACCGGAAGAATCATGTTTCATGTGGTCATGAATCTAAAGGCTACATTATGCATGATGCAACAATGTCTTTTATACTTCTTATAATATAATGAACACTGTCAGCTGGACGTTTTATGCACAAGGAATGGTCTTTGGAATATGTCTGATTGCTATTATTTTGGCTTTTTAGGCGTGCATTTGTTTTATTGACTCATTCATTGATTCCTTCGTTTATGTAAtcattaattcattaattcaGTAAATAGGCCTACTccaatgaccaaaatgtacagaagGTACTTCTTTATTAATCTGACCCTGTTTTGTCACGGGTGGTACCAAACAAATGATAATGCACATCTCGTTGGCAAAGGTTGAGTGCCAAGATTGCTTTCTTATCTCTGCAACAGCAAGGCAACAATGACACCGCACCCCTTCTGGTAAGGTGTGTTGAAGGTTGATTTACATTTTCTCAGTAGGTCAGTAGTTACGGTTAGGCCAGGTCTGTCGTTCAAGTCACATGCTGCTGAATCTCTATAGTCTTTACCACGTCGTGCGATGTCACTCAGATTTCGCTAAAAATAGGTAAATGCATATGTGTGTGCTTGGCATGAGGGTATATCCGGAATAGGCTTTGTTTACCAATATCTACCCTGATGTCCTTGTAGCAGCTTATAAAGAGCATGTCGCCATTTGTTAGGTGCGTGGACAAAATCGGAGTAATACGTTTTGTCAAGAAGAATATTGATTGTTTGGGTAAGCTAATACACCTTGCATGATACATGTATAATTGAAGTATATCTCACTTGCTTTTCAAAGGGTGGCGCTGGTGAAACTACTGTGAAGGCTACTCTAACCTCGGCACCTCCACTTATCTCGACCAGAGTGATAACGTGGAAAGGTGAGCCAATGATTATCATGTTCACAATATTTTTTACCCTTTTTATTTCCTATCCCGTAGCATAACGCGATTAGCCTATTTCGTCACCAAATGCAACTAGTAAAATAGCCTATCTGcattttttattgaaaacattGTAATACAGGCCTACTTATAGGATTTGCTTGGATCCWGCACCATGCCTAATGATAACGCTACACACttcctaatgtgttgtaatgatgtTATAATAATGTTAAAGTCCTCTTGGGTCGTCTTGTTTAAGTAGTGCCGTTGCGTAATTCAGGTGCTTTTCCGAACATTAAGCACGTTGCTCTTCAAACCCATTTTGAATGCCAAAGTTgagctacagtaccagtaaaaagtttggacacacctactcattccagggtttttctttattttttacgttgttataagggcacaaggcgagacacaggaggcagatggttagagtctttgtagtttatttatatccaaaaggagtaggcaagagaatggtcatggacaggcaaaaggtcaaaaacaGATTCTGAGTCCAAGAGGTAAAGAGTGGCCGACAGGCGcgatgtcagggcaggcagaagagTCAGTCTGGCGGGAacggagtccagaaaaacaggcaagggtcaaaaccgggcagactagaaaaagagaatagaaaacaggagcacggaaaaaaccacgctggttgacttgaaaacatacaagacTAACTGGCACAGCGAGACAGGAAACCCaatgataaatacactgggggaaataagcgacacctggagaggggtggagacaatcacaagaacaggtgagacagatcagggcgtgacagttgtagaataatagtgaagtcatcaaaactatgaaataacacgaatggaatcatgtagtaaccaaaaaagtgttaaacaaatcaacagccatctcaacgtcaactgttccgacatcactgcgtgaatcaggccttcatggttgaattgctgcaaggaaaccactacttaaggacaccaataagaagatgatgattgggccaagaaacacgagcaatggacattagaccatgaaaatctgtcctttggtctgatgagtcaaaatgtgagatttttggttccaaccgccatgtctttgtgagacgtgtgGTTCCCAaagtgaagtatggaggaggaggtgtgatggtgtgggggtgctttgctggtaacactgtcagtgatttatttagaattcaaggcacactgctaccacagcattctgcagcgatactccatcccatctggtttgcgcttagtgggactatcatttgtttttcaacagtacaatgactcaacacacctccaggctgtgtaagggctatttgaccaagaaggagagtgatggagtgctgcatcagatgacctgatctccacaatcacccaacctcaaaccaattgagatggtttgggatgagttggatcgcagagtgaaggaaaggcagccagcatatgtgagaactccttcaagactgttggaaaagtattccaggtgaagctggttgagagaatgccaagagtgttgaaacctgtcatcaaggcaaacggtggctctttgaagaatctaaaatatatttggatttgcttaacacttttgttactacatgattccatgtgtgttattgcatagttttgatgtagaaaatagtacaaataaagaaaaacccttgaatgagtaggtgtgtacaaacttttgactgatactgtttaTGCAAATTCCGTCTACATGAGGCAAATAAAAGTTAACCTGGGCAACATATTTTCTGATAGACTACCTTACTTTTCCTACGATAGTGTATTAGAAAACAAGGAATGTTTTGATATAATTACAATAACATAATACTGATGAATATATTGATTATTCCGTTAATAACAATTCGTTGCTGCATgtgatattttaccaaatataCTCTCTCTCGAGACCGAGCGTCAAAGAGATGTTTCTCAATCTCACTTAGGCCAACGGCATAAGAGTTAAAGTAGGCTTGGCTACATTTTCTAATGGCTCCTGTTTTACTGCCCCCTCAAACAGAGTAAAGTGAAGAGCATGGACGTGTGCTtaacaatatattttattattcataCAAAATGTCTtctataataaaatatatatgtgtatTCCACAATAGAACATGTCTCTAGTGGTACTGTCTGCCCAGCGCAGAGACGACCACGGTCAGGAACTTCTGCCAGGCCGCTTGGACGTCTGGCGTGAAGGGCAGGCCGCCCCATCTGGGAGGCCAGAACAATGGTGAAGCAGTCGCCCAGCATCTGGGAGAAGGAAACGATTGAAACGTTAGTCATTTATTTGCACAACAGTATTCTCTTGGATGTAAATCAATGAGATAAAACGtattgttaatttgttttagGCACCACATTAGTATTCATACCCTGAAGTTGTCGGGATCCACATGAAGTTTCTCCGAGTGCAGAACGCTCAGCTCGGCGTAGGTGTTATTGATGTCATCCATATTCTACACAGCTCGCTCGATGCCGTTCAGCACAGTGATGCCATGCTTGGCAACTTTTTTATTGCCCATGATAGCCGCTGCGCTGTTTAAGTCTCCAAAGGTTTCAAAGTACCTCTGAGTCCATGGATATACAATAAGACACCTGGAAAATACACATTACATTATGAGATACGTCATATAAATTAATCCATTTAATTCAATGAATTCAATTGCATTGTTATAAGCCGACCTTCTCAAAGCAAGGGGTCCGACCACTTTGACGTTGATTTTTCCCCAGGTCTCCATGATGAGCTTCCGCTTTTCAACTGTGCAGTCAATCATGTTGAATTTGTTGTGTGTCCTCTGATCTGTGAGAAGATCTGTCAGTGTTCGGCACTGTGGCGTTTTCATTTCTATTGAACCCCTCCGACCCAGTGGACGAATCAAACTTGGAGGATTCATGCCAAAAACGACATCAAAGGTTCGCAAAACGTTAATGGTAATCTGTCATTCCTTGCCAGCCAGCTGTTCTTATCGACCAACACCATATAATCATAGTTCTGCCAAATGCCCAAACGGCAACTGAGGTCGACTTATGGAAAAGTTTCACACCGGCAATATGTGTCTCTTTTATTAGTACCTTATAAAAGCACCATCAAGacgtttttttaacctttatttaactaggcaagtcagttaagaacaaattcttatttacaatgacggcctaccccggccaaacccggacgatgctgggccaattgagccctatgggactcccaatcaccgcgggatgtgatacagcctgtagaTAACAGTAGTTTTATATTATTCAGTGCAAGCTGCGTGAATTACTATAACAAGGATTGGAAGTTACCACCAGTCACTGCAAAATGTGGTAGACAGCAAGAATGTGGTAGAAAGAAAAAAGTTGACTTTCTTGAAAGGGACCGAGCTAAAGGGCTGTTTATCcaatatatgcgcgaattgaacgTGAGGTTGGGCTGGTTTATCTTGCCAAGCTCCAATTAGTTGCCTTGTTCTGATAAGCCATTATAAACACCCTTTTCTTGTCAACAACAATCTCCATACGTTGAATGTATTGGGCAAAATGGTATTAACTGATAAGTAAATCATTTTTTGATAGTAATTAATTGCGGGGTCAGGATTAGAAATCAATTTATTCACTTTAGTCAATCTAAATCAGTCTCGCTCATATAAAATCATACAGAATTATTATTCCAATTATTACCAATTGTTTACGATAATTACGCATCAAATAATTAAGAAATATACCAAATGAAACCTCTATCATACATTGGCCCCATAAGCCTGTCCCCAATTATGGCCAAATAAATAACTACAGCAtcggtaaaaaaaatattattattatttgactaaTAATACTTAATACGTCGCAAAGTATATTTTAAATTCAATGAGGTTCTCTCCATTCATGTACTTTTACGCAAACGTCATTCTATAGATTGTAACTAAAATAATAAGTTTATTGAGTTATCTTGATGTAGGTTATTCAAGATCTGCAAAGTCATGAGCCTCCTAACCTCATCTCCCCAACCTATGTTTTACTTTATTTACGACCTAACGACGAGGTTAGAAAAGTAATTTAATAATTTAGAAAACACATTAATGGATACTGTACAGTATCTTTCCAGATATTGTTTTTAGATACTTCCTTTTATATTGGTTCACTTAGGCTACTACTTTTGAGCCAAAAAAACTGATGAACTCATATTCGATAACTATTATGTTATCCAAGTAAATGGGTCAAATTatagtattttcttttttttcacccaatCTACGAATACCAAAACAAGATATTTGACTAAGCAGTTAGAACCTTCTTACGATGTATATTTAATAGCCGAGGTGTTTCGTTAGTAACGTGGCTCTTGAAAACAGCAAATCGACGAGTGATCCAGATACCTTTTTGCAGTTTCCGGTCACTTTATTTCCAaatctccgctaaacatagaatcaataTGTTTAGGCTATCTGTCTGACTGTGACTGCCGATAACTGCAGAAGGAAGTCGACCAAAAATACGAAGTTGCCAAAatatttgcaattgttacaaacaagtgaaggataaaaccgagatgactgcattgaAAGATACATAGGCCTATGTAGGCTATTTGGGCCTATGTAGGCTATTTAAATCATATTGAAATCTATTTCATGTTCAGTCAATTGAGTTATATTTTGCAACTAGGTCATTtttgtctcaatgtgtttcatgATGTGTGTTTGCAGCCATAGGTGGCAATTTCTCTCTAGGtgctgatccgtcgtcagtattattgtggaataattcttaTGTTAAGGTGAgagaaagctgatctgagagcagcgctGCTTTTCTTTGGATTATATCAGTATCGACGCACTTAGCGAACATTCTCTCTTTGTGCTTGTTTGGGAAACAACAAACTGTTATAAAGTTGGCTCGTAAATAAGGATGCATCTGGTAGGATCATCGTAATGCTTAAATTACATCGCACCTGGGAAACGAGGCCCATCCCCGTACATCTCAATGTGTAAGTGTCTTGAACATGTTAAACCTTACGTTTAAAAACGAGTCATTTGTGTTTCAACTTCTTATCTATGCAATACTCCAATTTCAACAAAAAATGGAATACGTTCTAGTTGGCACGTATCTCGTAGGTGGGTCTGGGGTGTGCCATGCGGCTTGTTTAATATAAAAGCGTTCGTTTGTAACAGCTCATCGCTGAACTTTTTTTCAGTATCCTCTCTAAAGACAACAATAATGAGTCAGTCTCACCGCTAAGGACAAGGCATTGGTCAGGGCCTTCTGGGCCAAGTTGTCCGGCAAGGCTGAGGACGTCGGATGCGATGCTCTTTCTAGGTAAAGGAATTATCCAACTGCTATATTGTTGTTTTAGAATATACAATTTGGTGTTAGCTAGCCTTAAATCTCGACATGTATTTTTCCTCCCGTGCAGAATGCTGGTGGTGTACCCCCAGACCAAGACATACTTCTCCCACTGGCCGGACCTGAGCCCCGGTTCTTCCCCGGTCAGGAAGCATGGTAAGACTATCATGGGAGGCGTTGGTGAAGCCGTGGCCAAGATCAACGACCTCACCACAGGTCTCCTCAACCTCAGCGAGCTGCACGCCTTCCAGCTGCGTATAGATCCAGCCAACTTCAAGGTGAGGACAGTataatatttatttacatttcagtAGGCTACGTTTWACAGTAAAAGAGACAACGTAGGCTAACATACCCTACATTAAAGATGCATACgaactcatttacatttaagtcatttagcagacgctcttatccagagcgacttacatttcCATTKATTTCCTCTTGTAGATCCTGTCCCATAACATATTGGTGATGCTGGCCATTTTGTTCCCCGCTGACTTCACTCCAGAGGTTCGTGGACAAGTTCCTGGCcgccctggccctggctctggccGAAAAGTACAGATAAACTGTGGGGCATCATCAGACCAGACATATGGCAggatgtgctaaatgctctgtcTTGTTCTAAATTATGAATAAATGTTCCAACGCACATAACCACGTTATCTGGTCTTTACTTTGCTTTTTAATGAGTCGTGTTGTGGCGTCTGGACTTGATATGATGAAATACGTTCCTATTTTTAAGGCTGAAATAACTATTTCTCAAAATCTTGACGAAATGCAAAAACGTATTCATAAAGAAAACTgagacaatgcaaaacattgCCGCATGTCCATGAGCAGTCCTCTAAGAAGTTTGCAGTAAAGGTTTCGTAAGTAGTCTAAAAATATAAAAGGGAACTCAAAGTACAAATATAAAAGGGAACTCAAAGTACAAATACCGACAGTAGCCTATAGATGAATCAAATAGCCCTCCTCGAACTTGCTATTGAAAATCAAGGTTgaacaaacaatttgacatacaaacaaatcaaatcaaatgttatttgtcacataaacatgtttagcagatgttatttcgggtgtagcgaaacgcttcTAAACAACATCGGGAAAGGATTTGATAGATTACCAATATATTATTTGTAAACATTATGGATAGATTATAATCAGATATTATCTATaaaactaaaatgtaaaacataacCTAATGATTTTGATTGGCTGATCATGCTATATTTGTAacatattattaatttatttttattaaccaaTGTGGTTCAGTTTCCATAAAATGTCAACAGTTAAATGTCAAATGTTACACTTTAAAATGAAATGCACAGTATATATTGTTACATTTCTTAGAAATATTGGTTGATTAATTAATTGATTCATCAGTCTACTATTAATGAGAAGTTAGcagtaaaagtttaaaaagtaaaataaaaaaaatcgagAAGGGGAACAAAGTTGAAATAGTAGCTTATAGATTAATCAAATGGCTTGCTTAGAACTTGCTACTAATAAACAATATTGAACAAACTATTTGACATAGGACCacaaaaacaatttgacataCAAAAATAATATATCTTAGATAATTTGGCTAAATAAGGactgatatatatataatgaatTGATTGATATTATTTATTAATTACATTTCCTATACACATAAAACTGTCCTAAACACATTTCCTATACACATAAAACTGTCCTAAACACATTTCCTATACACATAAAAACGTATATAACCTAGTGGTTTTGCTGATCATGCTATAATCGTAACATATTGTTAATAGCATTTTTATAAACCAATGGGGTTTAGTTTTCATAAAATGTGAAaagttacatgttgcatttatacatGATGTAAAAtgaaatacacatacagtatatcttgtTSAATTTCTTAAGATTATTGGTTGATTAATTCATTGATTTAATAATCTGTAATCTAATGACTTTAATAGATTCCTATCTGAACACTTTATGTAAGGTTATCATGGTTCCACAGCTGGCCATGACAGGAGGTGCCTctgacaaatgtattttgtacTTTATAGGGTTCTATTGACCAATTGATGTATTATTATTCAtacatgaaaatgtatgtcattttgaTCTGGTTAAACTCTCGACCATTCAACAATTCCTTGCCACACTAAGACATCAACcaaacattgaataacagatctGTTATGAAAAGTTCTGTTGAACCTTTATGAATGACGATTGTGTGTAATTAAACAGGAATTTATCATTGCAGCTCTGCTCTTATTTGACTCAATGTATCAATGCTGCATCTCTGGACACACGTTTGTCTTCATTATATGGTTCGCTCACGCACAGCTAATGTAACATGTCAGTGTTGTTAATTGCAAAACAAATATTTGTTGTTATTTGccaaatatttgtatatattgcACATTATCCATATCTGGTTAACAAGGTTTTTGCGATATTCACAGCCACAGCCTATCATATTACCATATTAGGCCTATTTTGTCTTCTATATGTGCCACCGTATTGATGTTCATGcaagaaaaaaaaggcacagataaaaatattattttgctGATTTTATTTGCTTTAGTAGAAGGAACAACATGTTCCTCTAAACAAATGATCAGCGCTTGTTGGTCCTCTGGTGGTCGTCCGTCTCTGAGTGGAGGGGCTCTAGTGGTACTGTCTGCCCAGGGAGCTCACCACTACGGCCAGGAACTTCTGGAAAGCGCCCTGGACATCAGCGGTGAAGTCAGCACCCATTCTCGCAGCAACAACAATAGTAAGGCAGTCAGCCAGCAGCTGCAAAAGAAAGGAGCCATGGACATGTAAGAAAACGCATTCTGCCACACCATAGATAGGCAGTACCTTGTGTGAAGTAGAACATTTCAATTTACCCGGAAGTTGTCTGGATCCACGTGCAGTTTCTCGGAGTGCAGCACGCTCAGCTCTGCGTAGGTGGCCTTGATGTCATCCATGTTCTTGACAGCCCGGTCCAGTCCGCGCAGGACGGTCTTTCCGTGAGCAGCGACCATTGGGTTTCCCTGGATGGCAGCGGCGTTGTACAGGTTTCCAAAGTTACCGAAATACCTCTGGGTCCAGGGGTACACAACCAGACACCTGTAGAAATAATAAACAGTTAAGAATTACACAAACGTGATATCAGCATACACACATATCTTACGGAAATCAATTAATGTGTCATTTGGAGATGTCAATTACGCGTAAATTACACGCATGTCTCAAATACGACTTCGTCTTTAAAATCATAATAACAAGcgcataataatataataacaatataataacatGACTAATTCCAATAATTTGTAGACCACAGTTTTAAACGCACTACCTGGAAAGAGCCGCGGGGCCTACGTCATCGTAGTCCATCTTCTCGAAGACGCTCTGAATGGTGCCGCGCTCAAAGTCTGTCCACTGAACCATGTTGCTGGCTGTTGAAGTTTCTTTCACAGAGGCTAACGAATCATATACACTTGGTCTTCGTTTGAGCAGCGTTTTTAAAAGGATCGGAACGCTCCTCCCTAAATACAGCGATGGGTGGGGTCATGGTAGGAGGCTGTATAAGCCAAAAGTCACAGATTTTACTGAGATAATAATGTGAAGGTTTACTGTTTACCATATATGTTTTAAAGCAATTTGACAATAATACATTGTCCTAAAATCCATTACGAAATCATTAATTTAAGTATTAGGTTACATACCAATTATTACATTAACATTATTAGAAATATTAACAAAAATAAGCCCAAAATAGTGGGGAAATATACAATTCTCAACACATGCAAATACATGTGTAATATGCCTAATATCTGAAGGTTTAGGCCTATTGCACATTAATTACACTTGGTGGGGATTCAATTACTTTGTCtgagaaacatttttcaactatCTCTGTGTATGCCTATAGTCAGATATTAGTAAGATATAACTACGATATTAATATATTACTAAGATATATTAAATAGCCTACTAAGATATTACATCATTTTTATCCttgtaatacatttctaaacaaaTGAATTGATATTTCACCTCTATGTTCATTCTGTGYTAGTAAGGGCGAACCcattgaatatttatttttatagttaCACTATTCCAATCTATTTTGGTATTATGCATCTCTACTGTCAACTTTTCCATATTTCTGAATACAGGCTTCTATTTCTTACTTATGATACAGGCAATTTAGCGATTGACAATACAATTAGACTTTTCTCTTTATTGGGTAAATACCATAAAGCCAgagtgataaataaataaataaattattttgtacTGAAATAAAATATGGAAATGACTGACTCCCTTGTGAAAACTACCAGCATTAAAAACCTCTCAACACATCTCTAATACTAAATAACTTCGTAGACTTCAATGACTGTCAtaatcatgtatttttttatttgttttatccaTCTCTACCCTGTGTGTTTTATGTTTGATATTGTGTGCTGCTCAGAAGGTGCTAACAATGTCTTTGTAAGTCGTGTATGGAGGATTGTACCAACTTGTGTTTTTGTCGAGTAAAATAAGCAAATAAATGTAATAACTTGTGAAGGGTTGTGCCTATTGAACATTAACAAAAGGCATGTTGTATCTTGTTAATCTCGGAGGTGGGTCTGCATTGGGTGGGGCTCGCGGCTAATATAAAAAGCCTCCGTTTGTAAGAGCTCATCACTGAACTTCTACTCCAGCATCGTCTTTAACGACAACCATGAGTCTCACCGCTAAGGACAAGAAAATGGTCAAGGCCTTCTGGGCCAAGGTGGCCGGCAAGGCTGAGGACATCGGATGCGATGCTCTGTCTAGGTAATGGCTGTCGTGCTGCTAATCTTATAGCTGTTTTTGACGTAAAAATGTAGACTGTTTGGTGTTAGCGTTCCATCTTTcttgacatgtttttttcttccgGTGCAGGACGCTGGTTGTGTACCCCCAGACCAAGACCTACTTCTCCCACTGGAAGGACCTGAGCCCCGGCTCTGCCCCAGTCAGGAAGCACGGTGGGACCATCATGGGAGGCATCGGTTTAGCCGTGGCCAGCATCGACGACATCAACGCAGGTCTCCTCGCCCTCAGCGAGCTGCACGCCTTCCAGCTGCGTGTTGATCCCGCTAACTTCAAGGTCAGGACATTCACAGCATGATTTATAATCATTTGTTTACCGTTGACACCAAATGAAAATGTATAGttaaaatgcatttaaaataTATCGGGTACTCTTTACAGTAAAATGGACAACATAGCTTATTAAATAAAATAGCCTATAAAACATGTAGCGTACTAATGTTCATTTCTTTCGTCCTGTAGATCCTGTCCCACAACATCTTGGTGGTGCTGGCTATCTTGTTCCCCAATGATTTCACCCCCGAAGCTCATGTGTCCATGGACAAGTTCCTGGCCGCGGTGGGCCGGGCTCTGTCTGAGAAGTACCGATAAGATGTGGACAGAAGGCATCAGACCAGACAGATTGCAGCATTGATCAGCACTGTGCTCAGCTCTGTACTGTtctaaaatataattaaatgtTCAAACGCGCATAATTACGTTTTTTGGTCTTTGCTTTGGGTTTTAATGAGTTGTTTTGTAGAGCACAAGACCTGATATGATTAAACAAGTTGCTGTTTGCAAGTCTGAAAGACATCGAAAGGCAAAAGGTATTCATAAAGAAAATGGAGACTATATGCAAAACATTTCCACAAAAAGCGGTCCTTAGAGAAGTCAGCAGTAAATgtttaaaacgttttttaaaaacTAAATCAGAGAAGGGGAACAAAGTTGAAATAGTAGCCTAATAGATCAATCAAATGGCTTGCTTAGAACTTGCTATTGATAAACAAGATTGAACAAACTATTTGACATAGGACCAGATAAACAAAATGGAAAAAACGATTTGATATAACAAAGTAATATATATTAGATAATTAGGCTAATTAAGGAATATGTAAATATCATGAATGGATTGATAGTATTTATTAATACAATTTCCTAATCTCAAAGTTGTCAAGGACAGGAGGTGCCTCtgataaatgtattttgtattttataggGTTCTTTTGACAAACTGATTTATtgttattaataaataaaaatgtatctcaTGTTGATCTGGTTAAAGATAGAATCGttcattgaaacaataacaaagtattCATggtctgttttggtaaaaatctgAGGGATGGGCATGGAAATATGTGACCACTCTCAAAAtcgtagacagagctatggatgMAAGGACTgactatccatgatatcaacattatagttgtaaccatgttttgaggcgatACAGTGTCTGTTTACATTTAATTTGTTTGCAAACAGAGTAAAagaataaaacaagctt from Salvelinus sp. IW2-2015 unplaced genomic scaffold, ASM291031v2 Un_scaffold1267, whole genome shotgun sequence encodes the following:
- the LOC112070245 gene encoding hemoglobin embryonic subunit alpha, with product MSLTAKDKQIVTAFFGKVAGKAEDIGNEALSRTLVVYPQTKTYFSHWKDLSPGSAPVKKHGLTVMGGVLDAVTKIDDLAGGLLNLSELHAFTLRVDPANFKIINHNILVVLAMMFPDDFTPEVHVSVDKFLAKLALALSEKYR
- the LOC112070244 gene encoding LOW QUALITY PROTEIN: hemoglobin subunit beta-1-like (The sequence of the model RefSeq protein was modified relative to this genomic sequence to represent the inferred CDS: deleted 1 base in 1 codon; substituted 1 base at 1 genomic stop codon); amino-acid sequence: MIDCTVEKRKLIMETWGKINVKVVGPLALRRCLIVYPWTQRYFETFGDLNSAAAIMGNKKVAKHGITVLNGIERAVXNMDDINNTYAELSVLHSEKLHVDPDNFRMLGDCFTIVLASQMGRPAFTPDVQAAWQKFLTVVVSALGRQYH
- the LOC111980929 gene encoding hemoglobin subunit beta, translating into MVQWTDFERGTIQSVFEKMDYDDVGPAALSRCLVVYPWTQRYFGNFGNLYNAAAIQGNPMVAAHGKTVLRGLDRAVKNMDDIKATYAELSVLHSEKLHVDPDNFRLLADCLTIVVAARMGADFTADVQGAFQKFLAVVVSSLGRQYH
- the LOC111980933 gene encoding hemoglobin subunit alpha-2-like → MSLTAKDKKMVKAFWAKVAGKAEDIGCDALSRTLVVYPQTKTYFSHWKDLSPGSAPVRKHGGTIMGGIGLAVASIDDINAGLLALSELHAFQLRVDPANFKILSHNILVVLAILFPNDFTPEAHVSMDKFLAAVGRALSEKYR